A single genomic interval of Mangifera indica cultivar Alphonso chromosome 5, CATAS_Mindica_2.1, whole genome shotgun sequence harbors:
- the LOC123217529 gene encoding probable peroxygenase 5 has protein sequence MSSWPFSFFFFFFFMASSAFSAELAAYVPAEQDALQKHVSFFDRDHDGIIYLSETVEGMIAIGLNPSLAKASATLIHMVISPKTTEGKLPNLKLPIVVKNIAKGKHGSDSGTYDAQGRFVPAKFEEIFSKHAHAHNDSLTSNELMEMLKANRQPKDFQGWAASLAEWKVFYNLCKDKDGLLHKDTVKAIYDGSLFYQLEKGKK, from the exons ATGAGTTCCTGgcctttctcctttttcttcttcttcttcttcatggcTTCTTCTGCCTTTTCTGCAGAACTTGCAGCATACGTTCCAGCAGAACAAGATGCCCTACAGAAACACGTTTCTTTCTTCGATCGGGATCATGACGGGATAATTTATCTCTCGGAAACCGTTGAAG GCATGATAGCAATCGGTCTCAACCCATCGTTAGCCAAGGCTAGTGCCACGCTGATCCACATGGTAATCAGTCCTAAAACTACCGAG GGTAAATTGCCCAATCTTAAACTCCCAATCGTGGTAAAAAATATAGCGAAAGGCAAGCATGGCAGCGACTCGGGAACCTATGATGCTCAAGGAAG GTTTGTTCCtgcaaaatttgaagaaattttcagCAAGCATGCACATGCGCACAATGACTCTTTAACATCGAATGAATTGATGGAAATGCTCAAGGCAAATAGACAACCTAAGGATTTCCAAGGATG GGCTGCAAGTCTGGCAGAATGGAAGGTCTTCTACAATCTATGCAAAGATAAAGATGGATTATTGCATAAAGATACAGTAAAAGCTATTTATGATGGAAGCCTATTTTACCAATTAGAGAAGGGGAAAAAATAA